One Deltaproteobacteria bacterium genomic region harbors:
- a CDS encoding sulfatase-like hydrolase/transferase, with amino-acid sequence MLTSVVLSLVLAFACVFVSGCSWKTTPPQSYLVIVVDRLGNDFNGCRSESDDAAGSGLAELCKESVRFTHAFTTSTLSAAAAGSVLTGQYPYGSGLRHNGRGELGALSASVETVAERALEKGFRTLFVAGGAPLLRRTGLHQGFEIFDDSLQPSARRMHRPAREVADIFMKWIEGRLRTDDRSRNSLVTDPFFAVLHLADLQVPWSPSPDDSGRVRESTVRGQLQEVDETLLRLWTYLRREKLWDKTTVVLVGLQGDSADVRASEIPALDLHSDMTHVTLLIKEGMRTPSSASAPGQPDYKWSPKSWSFDVNVSLADVGATLMTWIDPKFKEVHAGEHGSSLSDALKGPGDSVEQWRGLDRLIVSESAWARWQLDQQLPIRVAIRRGPHLYIHDQTASTSSIYHTLTDAFEVSPLPKRNKRTAELEQEFGEIASRLGFQKFPGVTAQQILEERWARAFFSARLGARAGERSPHISESDQQRLEAYAESSTAAKSWMELQSWDKGVTSPLATVCSQMVFSASPAPMLSSIFEVEIARVCPFRGAKEVAKWVRLPEGIERARALDAIVRIDQQRISGIRIAEASHALGRIWETGSVRRKEIEGLEQLLSQPEANRLRQQIMRRLRGQPEL; translated from the coding sequence TTGCTAACCTCTGTGGTCCTGTCGCTGGTCCTGGCCTTCGCATGTGTTTTTGTTTCCGGCTGTTCATGGAAGACGACCCCTCCACAGTCCTATTTGGTCATTGTCGTCGATCGTCTAGGTAACGACTTCAATGGTTGTCGGTCTGAATCGGATGACGCGGCGGGCTCGGGTCTGGCTGAGCTTTGTAAAGAGAGCGTCCGATTTACTCACGCATTTACTACTTCGACGTTATCGGCTGCGGCAGCTGGTTCAGTGTTGACCGGGCAGTATCCCTACGGCAGCGGACTCCGGCACAACGGTCGAGGTGAGTTAGGAGCTTTGTCTGCATCGGTCGAGACGGTTGCTGAACGTGCATTGGAAAAGGGTTTTCGAACACTTTTCGTTGCCGGAGGCGCTCCGCTTTTGCGGCGCACGGGTTTACATCAGGGCTTCGAAATCTTTGATGACTCTTTGCAGCCTAGCGCAAGGCGGATGCACCGGCCCGCACGAGAAGTTGCAGACATCTTTATGAAATGGATCGAAGGCCGACTTCGAACCGACGATCGATCGCGAAATAGCCTCGTCACTGACCCGTTTTTTGCGGTTCTGCATTTGGCCGACTTACAAGTTCCGTGGAGTCCATCACCTGACGATTCGGGGCGGGTGCGTGAAAGCACTGTCCGTGGGCAACTTCAAGAAGTCGACGAAACTTTGTTGCGACTTTGGACGTACCTCCGCCGTGAAAAACTTTGGGACAAGACCACCGTCGTTTTGGTAGGCCTTCAGGGCGATAGCGCAGACGTAAGAGCAAGCGAAATACCGGCGCTCGATCTTCATTCCGACATGACACATGTCACACTTCTAATCAAAGAAGGAATGCGAACCCCATCAAGTGCGAGCGCCCCAGGTCAGCCGGACTATAAATGGTCTCCTAAATCTTGGTCCTTTGACGTGAATGTTTCGCTGGCGGATGTAGGTGCGACACTGATGACTTGGATTGACCCAAAGTTCAAAGAGGTACACGCCGGTGAACATGGCAGCTCGCTGTCGGACGCACTTAAGGGTCCCGGGGATTCGGTAGAACAGTGGAGGGGGCTGGATCGATTGATTGTGAGCGAGTCGGCTTGGGCAAGATGGCAATTGGACCAGCAGCTTCCGATTCGAGTCGCGATTCGGCGAGGCCCCCATCTTTATATTCATGATCAGACGGCCTCTACATCAAGTATCTATCACACGCTGACAGATGCTTTTGAAGTCTCACCGTTACCGAAAAGAAATAAACGAACGGCAGAACTCGAACAAGAATTTGGCGAAATCGCAAGTCGCTTAGGATTTCAAAAATTTCCAGGCGTCACTGCGCAGCAGATTTTAGAGGAGCGCTGGGCGAGAGCGTTTTTCTCGGCACGGTTGGGAGCACGGGCGGGCGAGCGCTCGCCGCATATCAGCGAATCTGACCAGCAGCGTTTGGAGGCTTATGCCGAGAGCTCGACGGCAGCCAAGTCATGGATGGAGTTGCAGAGTTGGGACAAGGGCGTCACTTCGCCGCTCGCGACAGTTTGCAGTCAGATGGTTTTTTCAGCTAGCCCTGCCCCAATGCTAAGTTCGATCTTTGAGGTTGAGATCGCCAGAGTTTGTCCCTTCCGAGGCGCAAAGGAAGTCGCGAAGTGGGTAAGACTGCCAGAGGGAATTGAGCGAGCAAGGGCGTTGGACGCAATTGTTAGAATTGATCAGCAGAGGATTTCTGGTATTCGAATCGCGGAGGCGTCGCATGCTCTTGGTCGGATTTGGGAAACTGGAAGTGTTCGGCGCAAAGAAATCGAAGGGTTGGAGCAGCTTTTATCCCAGCCAGAAGCCAACCGTTTGCGTCAGCAAATCATGAGGCGATTGCGAGGCCAACCTGAGCTTTAA
- a CDS encoding MotA/TolQ/ExbB proton channel family protein has product MLTERLFNVAQGGAEAILWLLLIVSIISVGLILERWIALRGVVGRTNKNRIRMKEALQSYNLADLEDMSKDRESLEGRALSYGLRHVKENGTEGLGEIFHSFALLERPQLERSLNFLATVGANAPFVGLLGTVLGIMKAFRDLAANASAGNEAVMTGIAEALVATAVGLIVAIPAVIAYNAFQKQVRGILQSIESVRELCIAYAKSGGSKSAKGTV; this is encoded by the coding sequence ATGCTAACAGAACGTCTTTTCAATGTTGCGCAAGGTGGAGCCGAAGCAATTCTTTGGCTATTATTAATCGTCAGTATCATCAGCGTCGGTCTGATACTCGAGCGTTGGATCGCGCTTCGCGGCGTTGTCGGACGGACAAATAAAAATCGAATTCGCATGAAAGAGGCGCTGCAGAGCTACAATCTCGCTGATCTTGAAGATATGTCTAAGGATCGCGAGTCTCTTGAGGGACGAGCGCTTTCATATGGGCTTCGTCACGTGAAAGAAAATGGCACCGAGGGGCTTGGCGAAATTTTCCACTCGTTTGCACTTCTTGAACGCCCGCAATTAGAGCGCTCATTGAACTTTCTCGCGACTGTGGGCGCCAATGCCCCGTTCGTCGGACTGCTTGGTACTGTTCTTGGTATCATGAAAGCGTTTAGAGATCTGGCTGCGAATGCCTCTGCCGGAAACGAAGCCGTCATGACCGGTATTGCCGAAGCGCTTGTTGCAACTGCCGTTGGCCTGATCGTCGCGATTCCCGCCGTCATCGCCTACAATGCTTTCCAAAAACAAGTGCGCGGCATTCTTCAAAGTATCGAATCAGTTCGTGAGCTCTGTATCGCCTACGCAAAATCTGGCGGATCGAAGTCGGCGAAAGGAACTGTTTAA
- a CDS encoding biopolymer transporter ExbD — protein sequence MAGGFQNQSEDEPIAAINVVPLVDIILVVLIIFMVTAPLVLKPVIDVNLPKSSSGDESPPAPLTVAIGRDGSIAVNGQVTSTEQLAALAAQAVAGKPDTAAILQADKTVTLETLTAVIDIIKTAGVKKVAFSIEKK from the coding sequence GTGGCCGGTGGATTTCAGAACCAATCAGAAGATGAACCGATTGCCGCCATCAATGTCGTCCCTCTGGTCGATATCATTTTGGTCGTGTTGATCATTTTCATGGTGACGGCACCGCTAGTTCTTAAACCCGTAATTGATGTCAATTTACCGAAGTCATCCTCTGGTGACGAATCGCCGCCAGCACCACTGACAGTCGCCATCGGACGAGATGGCTCGATCGCAGTCAATGGACAAGTGACATCAACTGAACAGCTTGCGGCCCTAGCGGCGCAAGCTGTCGCGGGTAAGCCAGATACCGCTGCAATTCTTCAAGCCGACAAAACTGTGACACTTGAAACACTAACGGCCGTTATTGATATCATCAAAACGGCCGGTGTTAAAAAAGTCGCATTCAGTATCGAGAAAAAGTAG
- a CDS encoding VWA domain-containing protein, giving the protein MGIRKSHLKKAFGALAVAGAVVIGFQNCDQSRLALMTELASAKSDGEICAIEPTVQASFTKILFVVDKSGSNGTTDPTGMYRVGTIGAFYDLHKNNQFTKWGLVSFQNAGATAEILDDTGLSGGFSNDPSVIMPAIQSLATANAGGTPYQAAVATAGATITNDVARNANQPSRYVVVFISDGEPSDGVTDPVLQNIVTGLIALGDITLSTVYYGPPNPTASARMLKMANWGRGKFLDTNVSGRIPLDSLIGFNTGEPWLIKNFTVTNLNASPCDDGTIDSDSDADGLCDKDETRYNAEFQADPAKMTRMEGKTFNPHNRNSFDPYLSDAIFYKYIVFSENIPRDCTTADLIDDDRDLANKCEERFLYSTSPTGPTQEWTEEMQNDGDAFNFDSDGDGYLDFFEFIMTRNKSAAMDRNNVNQLYLGQRLDTIYNKHLNWRNPFASVAYDGAFQFRRVNEKGQNCYSYNQSVLPLYKTNAANSSQVTGISNLTHVADENVVMISFIQVPERDPNGAGELRYTFQKITATSNHIKLNLRVEEYQSYKVGTDARVN; this is encoded by the coding sequence GTGGGCATTCGTAAAAGTCATTTGAAGAAGGCATTCGGGGCACTCGCCGTCGCAGGTGCTGTTGTGATCGGCTTTCAGAATTGCGATCAATCCCGCCTCGCGCTGATGACTGAACTTGCATCGGCAAAATCGGATGGCGAAATCTGTGCGATCGAACCGACAGTCCAGGCAAGTTTCACAAAAATTCTTTTCGTCGTCGACAAGTCTGGTTCGAACGGAACTACTGATCCAACTGGGATGTACCGCGTTGGCACCATCGGCGCATTTTATGACCTTCATAAAAACAACCAATTTACGAAGTGGGGATTGGTGAGCTTCCAGAACGCTGGCGCTACCGCAGAAATCCTAGATGACACGGGTCTCTCTGGCGGTTTTTCCAATGACCCTTCTGTCATAATGCCTGCCATACAATCACTTGCCACAGCCAACGCAGGCGGCACTCCCTATCAAGCAGCGGTCGCCACGGCGGGCGCGACAATTACTAATGATGTCGCTCGAAATGCGAATCAACCGAGCAGGTATGTGGTCGTGTTCATTTCAGACGGCGAACCTTCCGATGGTGTGACTGATCCGGTTCTACAAAATATCGTCACCGGTCTTATCGCTTTGGGTGATATCACACTCAGCACAGTTTATTATGGACCACCGAACCCAACCGCTTCGGCCCGAATGCTGAAAATGGCAAACTGGGGGCGTGGGAAGTTCCTTGATACCAATGTGTCTGGCCGAATACCGCTAGATAGTTTGATCGGCTTTAACACGGGCGAGCCATGGTTGATCAAAAATTTCACTGTGACAAACTTAAATGCCTCGCCTTGCGACGACGGAACAATTGATTCCGATTCGGACGCTGATGGACTGTGCGACAAAGATGAAACTCGCTACAATGCTGAGTTTCAAGCTGACCCAGCGAAAATGACGAGAATGGAAGGCAAGACTTTCAATCCTCACAATCGAAATAGTTTTGATCCTTACCTCAGCGATGCCATTTTTTATAAGTACATCGTGTTTTCGGAAAACATTCCTCGCGATTGCACCACGGCTGACCTGATCGACGATGATCGCGATCTCGCAAACAAATGCGAAGAGCGATTTCTTTATTCGACCTCACCAACGGGTCCGACACAAGAGTGGACCGAGGAAATGCAAAACGATGGCGACGCCTTCAACTTTGATAGCGACGGCGACGGATACCTAGACTTTTTCGAGTTCATTATGACAAGGAACAAGTCGGCTGCAATGGATCGAAATAACGTGAATCAGCTGTATCTAGGTCAACGGCTAGATACGATTTACAACAAGCATCTTAACTGGCGAAATCCATTCGCGTCAGTGGCATACGATGGAGCGTTTCAGTTCCGTCGGGTAAACGAAAAAGGACAGAACTGCTATAGCTACAATCAATCAGTATTGCCGCTTTATAAAACAAATGCGGCAAACTCTTCGCAGGTTACTGGAATTTCAAATCTGACCCATGTGGCAGATGAGAATGTGGTGATGATTTCTTTCATTCAGGTTCCCGAGCGCGATCCGAATGGTGCGGGTGAGCTTCGCTATACATTCCAAAAAATCACAGCGACATCAAACCACATTAAGTTAAATCTGCGAGTTGAGGAGTATCAATCGTACAAGGTTGGCACCGACGCCCGAGTCAATTAA
- a CDS encoding AgmX/PglI C-terminal domain-containing protein: MSKAPIDLLDAPVEVSILRDGKPLMKQTFQHTPIRFGRILDNDIVLPFDSVSRHHCELRYHGGQWALIDLKSMNGVRVNGERVTSASFEGQGEFELKPVIIQIKSLRVHAKPSLQETSDDADPSGATIPEFISPTDATLVGPEPVKHASNRLHSEKPKQQGPQPGFHASRDAAGNKRALLNVDSVELMSGPHPMIEKAKARAVQIAVFWREVLISVDEFLPGEEIVIEINGIFLRLGRVGRDRSEVRCPNGTEFSNRPGRESVLLPTTPVMWTADWGLAMSARYVPQSKSRRTGIVPLLEDELIDPVVISGLMHGAVAVANMLITPKAHTPPPAPERVAKIIMTAPTPAVAVATPTPTPVPTPKPTPIVAKATPPPKVEKKIPVKKDPPKVAKKEEKSAPPRAEKDKVAPKVAKNNPPPPGPKTDAPPAPTPRPFNASSVGALKALSMLSVPLPNTANTEKIVVRKSASDSDAGGSGSSQPSTASMMKDLPLTEGGDENGSAGGMALKVSDGGAGYGTSGFSGKTGKRNVLGSVIGGANYTETAKTEGLTREQVMKVVQKHHTQIQQCYERSLMDDPNLAGRAEFEWEISAKGSVGSVSVKETSLRNGDRLLDCVKGVFRGMKFPTAKNGSATTPTIGLPFGRL; the protein is encoded by the coding sequence ATGAGCAAAGCTCCGATTGACCTTCTTGATGCACCTGTTGAAGTCAGTATTCTTCGCGACGGCAAGCCGTTGATGAAGCAGACCTTTCAACATACGCCAATTCGGTTTGGTCGAATCCTGGACAATGATATCGTACTGCCCTTCGACAGCGTTTCTCGACATCATTGCGAGCTTCGTTATCACGGTGGTCAATGGGCGCTCATCGACCTGAAGAGCATGAATGGCGTTCGAGTCAACGGTGAACGCGTTACTAGTGCATCTTTTGAAGGACAAGGCGAGTTCGAACTCAAGCCCGTTATCATTCAAATCAAGTCCCTAAGAGTTCACGCTAAACCTTCGCTGCAAGAAACTTCTGACGACGCTGACCCCAGCGGCGCGACCATTCCTGAGTTTATTTCGCCGACCGATGCCACCCTTGTAGGTCCCGAGCCCGTGAAACATGCTTCCAATCGACTGCACTCGGAAAAGCCAAAACAGCAAGGCCCTCAACCTGGATTTCATGCAAGTCGTGATGCGGCTGGAAACAAGCGCGCACTTCTTAACGTTGATTCGGTCGAGCTCATGAGCGGACCGCACCCGATGATCGAGAAAGCAAAGGCTAGGGCGGTACAGATCGCTGTTTTCTGGCGTGAGGTTCTGATATCTGTCGACGAATTTCTACCAGGCGAAGAAATAGTCATTGAGATCAATGGCATTTTTCTTCGACTGGGTAGAGTTGGACGAGATCGGTCGGAAGTTCGATGTCCTAATGGAACCGAATTTTCAAATCGACCGGGTCGTGAATCTGTTCTGCTGCCTACTACTCCGGTGATGTGGACAGCCGATTGGGGACTGGCCATGTCGGCTCGCTACGTTCCGCAATCCAAAAGTCGACGCACCGGAATCGTTCCGCTACTCGAAGATGAGCTCATAGATCCAGTGGTGATTTCCGGACTCATGCATGGAGCCGTCGCGGTGGCCAACATGTTGATAACGCCAAAGGCCCACACTCCGCCGCCGGCGCCTGAACGGGTCGCGAAAATAATTATGACTGCACCGACACCGGCCGTGGCCGTTGCGACGCCCACGCCGACACCGGTACCTACTCCTAAGCCGACGCCAATTGTTGCGAAGGCGACTCCACCTCCAAAAGTAGAAAAAAAGATCCCGGTCAAAAAGGACCCACCTAAAGTTGCGAAAAAAGAAGAAAAGAGCGCGCCTCCGCGGGCTGAAAAAGATAAAGTCGCGCCTAAAGTCGCGAAAAATAATCCGCCGCCACCTGGACCAAAGACCGACGCTCCTCCCGCACCGACTCCACGGCCCTTTAACGCCTCCAGTGTAGGCGCACTCAAAGCACTGAGCATGCTCAGCGTTCCGCTGCCGAACACAGCCAATACCGAAAAAATTGTTGTCCGCAAATCAGCGTCAGACTCTGATGCTGGTGGTTCGGGAAGTTCGCAACCTTCAACTGCATCAATGATGAAGGACCTGCCCCTCACCGAAGGTGGCGATGAAAACGGTTCAGCTGGCGGTATGGCGCTTAAAGTGTCCGATGGTGGAGCTGGCTACGGAACATCTGGATTCTCTGGAAAAACTGGTAAACGAAATGTCCTTGGGTCGGTGATCGGCGGCGCGAACTATACCGAAACCGCAAAAACAGAAGGTCTGACTCGCGAACAAGTTATGAAAGTGGTCCAGAAGCATCACACACAAATTCAACAGTGCTACGAACGAAGTCTAATGGATGATCCCAATCTAGCAGGACGGGCAGAATTCGAATGGGAAATTTCCGCGAAAGGTTCCGTCGGTTCGGTCAGCGTAAAAGAGACGTCATTGCGAAACGGTGATCGCCTGCTTGATTGTGTAAAAGGAGTCTTCAGGGGTATGAAGTTCCCGACTGCCAAGAACGGGTCTGCGACGACCCCGACCATCGGCTTGCCCTTCGGACGTCTTTGA
- a CDS encoding MotA/TolQ/ExbB proton channel family protein, with translation MITKLITAFNHGGPFMWPILFISFAGLALTIERVRYMSAASAVRKEEFLNQLNQLVLQGNLERCIALCNQNPTPLTKIVRAGLMAIASRKTVDEVQTAMDAIALREVPKIEKRTSLLAMLANMATLVGLLGTTVGMIGAFAAVATVAASEKAARLAAEISEAMNCTAFGLLVAIPLLGAYGWLTTRGTEIVDDVHEAAVATLNFIISNRDKFAR, from the coding sequence ATGATCACAAAACTAATTACGGCATTCAATCACGGCGGCCCCTTCATGTGGCCCATTCTGTTTATATCTTTCGCGGGACTCGCGCTGACAATCGAACGAGTGCGGTACATGAGTGCAGCATCTGCGGTCAGAAAAGAAGAGTTTCTCAATCAACTCAACCAGCTGGTGCTGCAAGGAAATCTTGAACGCTGCATCGCACTCTGCAATCAGAACCCCACGCCACTGACGAAAATTGTGCGCGCGGGGCTAATGGCAATTGCCTCTAGAAAAACTGTCGACGAAGTTCAAACCGCGATGGATGCCATCGCGCTTCGCGAGGTTCCAAAAATTGAGAAGCGCACAAGTTTACTTGCGATGCTCGCGAACATGGCAACGCTTGTCGGACTCCTTGGAACCACGGTCGGCATGATCGGCGCATTCGCGGCCGTTGCAACAGTTGCGGCAAGCGAAAAGGCCGCCCGCCTTGCAGCTGAAATTTCGGAAGCCATGAATTGTACTGCGTTTGGTCTGCTGGTCGCAATTCCCCTTCTTGGCGCCTATGGCTGGCTGACTACCAGAGGAACAGAAATCGTCGACGACGTTCACGAAGCGGCAGTCGCGACATTGAATTTTATCATTTCGAATCGCGATAAATTCGCGCGGTAA
- a CDS encoding biopolymer transporter ExbD — protein MGASMPGGGKSANAELNLVPFIDLFSALICFLLMTAAWNNLESIDTGAPPKSIDLRDDNEQPAPTPPQKPKVALTVTLYVDRLDIGEDNKIQTFRHVRGNPDFAALTRQLSEWRKKYPDRKDVLLSTENRAPYKHLISLMDTFIAGEFPEVGITLN, from the coding sequence ATGGGCGCGTCGATGCCGGGCGGAGGAAAATCCGCCAATGCCGAATTAAACCTTGTTCCCTTTATCGATCTGTTTTCAGCATTGATTTGTTTTCTATTGATGACTGCCGCATGGAATAACCTCGAGTCTATCGATACCGGCGCACCACCAAAGTCGATTGATCTCCGCGATGACAACGAGCAGCCCGCTCCGACTCCGCCGCAAAAACCTAAGGTCGCACTCACGGTGACGCTTTACGTAGATCGCTTGGATATCGGCGAAGATAACAAAATTCAAACTTTTCGCCACGTACGGGGAAATCCTGACTTTGCGGCACTGACTAGGCAGCTGTCGGAGTGGAGAAAAAAGTATCCCGACAGGAAAGATGTTCTTCTCTCGACGGAAAATCGCGCCCCCTACAAACACCTCATCAGTTTGATGGATACCTTCATTGCAGGAGAATTCCCCGAAGTGGGAATTACACTTAACTAA
- a CDS encoding biopolymer transporter ExbD, with the protein MASGGGPGAGQAEKIVKPGYHIRPKHDLHGLRQRRTDSSKGHLAGELPLTAMIDMFSILVIYLLMNFSATGDPFFMGRPGVVLPTAGKAKEMQSAPLLSFVKGTYYLDALTPDGGQLKIEDNSQNLQVIIQSLQKLQLQIKQKTPKEFNGRLNIQADENTPLLYIKRAMSAGTSAGWTSINFVVNPETSN; encoded by the coding sequence ATGGCAAGCGGTGGCGGTCCTGGCGCAGGTCAGGCAGAAAAAATTGTAAAGCCGGGATACCACATTCGGCCGAAGCATGACCTGCACGGGCTTCGGCAGCGTCGCACCGATAGTTCAAAGGGACATCTAGCGGGAGAACTCCCCTTAACAGCGATGATCGATATGTTTTCGATTTTGGTCATCTATCTGCTGATGAACTTCTCGGCGACAGGCGACCCATTTTTTATGGGGAGACCCGGCGTCGTGCTTCCAACTGCTGGTAAAGCAAAGGAAATGCAGTCTGCCCCTCTGTTATCTTTCGTGAAGGGCACCTATTACTTGGATGCTTTAACTCCTGACGGCGGACAACTAAAGATCGAGGACAATTCTCAAAACCTACAAGTGATCATACAATCGCTGCAAAAACTGCAACTGCAAATCAAACAGAAAACGCCAAAAGAATTTAACGGGCGGTTAAACATTCAAGCCGACGAAAATACGCCGCTTCTTTATATCAAGCGGGCCATGTCCGCCGGTACTTCCGCCGGTTGGACCTCGATTAACTTCGTCGTTAATCCTGAAACTTCCAACTAG